One Rattus norvegicus strain BN/NHsdMcwi chromosome 18, GRCr8, whole genome shotgun sequence DNA segment encodes these proteins:
- the Rell2 gene encoding RELT-like protein 2 isoform X1 encodes MLGDSEGEGTVQLSSVDATSSLQDGAPSHHHTVHLGSAAPCIHCSRSKRPPLVRQGRSKEGKGRPRPGETTVFSVGRFRVTHIEKRYGLHEHRDGSPTDRSWGSGGGQEPGVSQVAGGQPRTGTAAIERLLPEPPPSQAAATHPVQNGRLKDASLVPCTLEGTPGTSAELNVGTRGTGPSPGLPSQEANGQPTKLDTSGQQDSLPPEAGGM; translated from the exons ATGCTAGGGGACAGTGAAGGAGAAGGGACGGTACAGCTCTCCAG TGTGGATGCCACCTCCAGCCTGCAGGATGGAGCCCCTTCTCATCATCACACAGTACACCTTGGCTCTGCAGCTCCTTGCATCCACTGCAGCCGCAGCAAGAGGCCCCCACTTGTCCGCCAGGGTCGCTCTAAGGAAGGAAAAGGCCGCCCAAGACCTGGAGAGACCACTGTATTCTCAGTGGGCAG ATTCCGAGTGACACACATTGAGAAGCGCTATGGCCTTCATGAACACCGTGATGGTTCCCCTACAGACAGAAGCTGGGGCTCTGGTGGAGGACAGGAACCAGGGGTTAGTCAGGTGGCTGGAGGGCAGCCTAGGACAGGGACAGCTGCCATTGAGAGGCTGCTCCCTGAGCCACCACCCTCCCAGGCCGCAGCCACCCACCCAGTGCAGAATGGAAGACTCAAGGATGCCAGCCTAGTCCCTTGTACACTTGAGGGGACCCCTGGTACCTCTGCAGAACTGAACGTGGGCACTAGAGGGACAGGCCCAAGCCCAGGGCTGCCTAGTCAAGAAGCAAATGGACAGCCAACCAAACTGGACACCTCAGGTCAGCAG GACTCTCTACCACCAGAAGCAGGGGGTATGTGA
- the Rell2 gene encoding RELT-like protein 2, translating into MSEPQPGLEPPQHGLYMLFLLVLVFFLMGLVGFMICHVLKKKGYRCRTSRGSEPDDAQLQPPEDDDVNEDTVERIVRCIIQNEANAEALKEMLGDSEGEGTVQLSSVDATSSLQDGAPSHHHTVHLGSAAPCIHCSRSKRPPLVRQGRSKEGKGRPRPGETTVFSVGRFRVTHIEKRYGLHEHRDGSPTDRSWGSGGGQEPGVSQVAGGQPRTGTAAIERLLPEPPPSQAAATHPVQNGRLKDASLVPCTLEGTPGTSAELNVGTRGTGPSPGLPSQEANGQPTKLDTSGQQDSLPPEAGGM; encoded by the exons ATGTCGGAACCACAGCCTGGCCTGGAGCCGCCCCAACATGGGCTGTACATGCTCTTCCTGCTTGTGCTGGTCTTCTTCCTCATGGGCCTTGTAGGCTTCATGATCTGCCACGTGCTCAAGAAGAAAGGCTACCGCTGTCGCACATCTAGGGGCTCAGAGCCTGATGATGCCCAGCTCCAGCCCC CTGAAGACGATGACGTGAATGAGGACACAGTAGAGCGGATTGTTCGCTGCATCATCCAAAATGAAG CCAATGCTGAGGCCTTGAAGGAGATGCTAGGGGACAGTGAAGGAGAAGGGACGGTACAGCTCTCCAG TGTGGATGCCACCTCCAGCCTGCAGGATGGAGCCCCTTCTCATCATCACACAGTACACCTTGGCTCTGCAGCTCCTTGCATCCACTGCAGCCGCAGCAAGAGGCCCCCACTTGTCCGCCAGGGTCGCTCTAAGGAAGGAAAAGGCCGCCCAAGACCTGGAGAGACCACTGTATTCTCAGTGGGCAG ATTCCGAGTGACACACATTGAGAAGCGCTATGGCCTTCATGAACACCGTGATGGTTCCCCTACAGACAGAAGCTGGGGCTCTGGTGGAGGACAGGAACCAGGGGTTAGTCAGGTGGCTGGAGGGCAGCCTAGGACAGGGACAGCTGCCATTGAGAGGCTGCTCCCTGAGCCACCACCCTCCCAGGCCGCAGCCACCCACCCAGTGCAGAATGGAAGACTCAAGGATGCCAGCCTAGTCCCTTGTACACTTGAGGGGACCCCTGGTACCTCTGCAGAACTGAACGTGGGCACTAGAGGGACAGGCCCAAGCCCAGGGCTGCCTAGTCAAGAAGCAAATGGACAGCCAACCAAACTGGACACCTCAGGTCAGCAG GACTCTCTACCACCAGAAGCAGGGGGTATGTGA
- the Fchsd1 gene encoding F-BAR and double SH3 domains protein 1 yields MQPPPRKVKPAQEVKLRFLEQLSILQTRQQREADLLEDIRSYSKQRAAIEREYGQALQKLAGPFLKREGQRSGEVDSRARTVFGAWRCLLDATVAGGQTRLQASDRYRDLAGGTGRSAKEQVLRKGTESLQQAQAEVLQSVRELSRSRKLYGQRERVWALAQEKAADVQARLNRNDHGIFHSRTSLQKLSTKLSAQSAQYSQQLRAARNEYLLNLVATNAHLAHYYQEELPALLKVLVSELSEYLRDPLTLLGHTELEAAEMILEHARHGGKAASQVNWEQDVKLFLQGPGVFSPTPPQQFQPAGTDQVHALERGAGGMAEESGLEREVQRWTSRAARDYKIQHHGHRVLQRLELRRQQAPEREAPGVEQRIQEVRENIRRAQVSQVKGAARLALLQEAGLDVQRWLKPAMTQAQDEVEQERRLSEARLSQRDLSPTAEDAELSDFDECEEAGELFEEPAPPALATRALPCPAHVVFGYQAGREDELTITEGEWLEVIEEGDADEWVKARNQHGEAGFVPERYLNFPDLSLPESSHGSDNPSGAEPTAFLARALYSYIGQSEEELSFPEGALIRLLPRAQDGVDDGFWRGEFGGHVGVFPSLLVEELLGPPGPPELSDPEQMLPSPSPPSFSPPAPTCALDRSPAPALPSDKVIDCPGPLDMMVPRLRPMRPPPPPPAKAPDPGHPDPLT; encoded by the exons ATGCAGCCGCCGCCCCGAAAA GTGAAGCCAGCCCAGGAGGTGAAACTTCGCTTTTTGGAGCAGCTGAGTATCCTTCAGACCCGACAACAGAGGGAGGCGGATCTACTGGAAGACATCAG ATCCTACAGCAAGCAGAGGGCAGCCATTGAACGGGAGTATGGCCAG GCACTCCAGAAACTGGCCGGGCCATTCctgaagagagaagggcagcGAAGTGGGGAGGTAGACAGCAG GGCTAGGACAGTGTTTGGTGCCTGGCGCTGCCTTCTGGATGCCACTGTGGCTGGAGGCCAAACCCGACTTCAGGCGTCTGACCGATATCGTGACCTAGCAGGGGGTACCGGGAGGAGTGCCAAGGAGCAGGTGCTTAGAAAG GGGACAGAGAGCCTCCAGCAAGCACAGGCTGAGGTGCTACAGTCCGTCCGGGAGCTGAGCCGAAGCCGGAAGCTCTATGGGCAGCGAGAGCGAGTGTGGGCCTTGGCACAGGAGAAGGCAGCCGATGTCCAGGCCAG GCTGAACCGAAATGACCATGGGATCTTCCACTCTCGGACCAGCCTCCAGAAACTGAGCACCAAG CTGTCCGCCCAGTCAGCCCAGTATTCCCAGCAGCTGAGAGCAGCCCGCAACGAGTACCTGCTAAATTTGGTGGCCACCAATGCTCACCTTGCCCATTACTACCAAGAGGAATTGCCAGCACTGCTCAAG GTCCTGGTAAGTGAGCTGTCCGAGTACTTGAGGGACCCCCTGACTTTGTTGGGACACACCGAGCTGGAAGCTGCAGAGATGATCCTGGAGCATGCCCGCCATGGGGGGAAGGCAGCTTCTCAG GTAAACTGGGAACAGGATGTGAAGCTGTTTCTTCAGGGGCCTGGAGTCTTTTCTCCAACTCCACCTCAGCAGTTCCAGCCAGCGGGAACTGATCAG GTGCATGCCCTGGAACGGGGAGCGGGAGGCATGGCTGAAGAGAGTGGCTTGGAGAGAGAGGTTCAGCGCTGGACAAGCAGGGCTGCCCGGGACTACAAGATCCAGCATCATGGGCATCGG GTCCTGCAGCGACTGGAGCTGAGGCGTCAGCAGGCTCCAGAGCGAGAAGCTCCAGGCGTAGAACAGAGGATACAGGAAGTGAGGGAGAACATCCGACGGGCACAG GTGAGCCAAGTGAAAGGGGCCGCCCGGTTGGCCCTGCTACAGGAGGCTGGCCTCGATGTGCAGCGGTGGCTGAAGCCAGCCATGACCCAAGCCCAGGATGAAGTGGAACAGGAGCGACGACTTAGTGAAGCTCGACTTTCCCAGAGGGACCTCTCTCCCACA GCTGAGGATGCTGAGCTTTCTGACTTCGACGAATGTGAGGAGGCTGGGGAGCTCTTTGAGGAGCCTGCCCCACCAGCCCTGGCCACCAGAgcccttccctgccctgcccaTGTAGTGTTTGGCTATCAG GCAGGACGTGAGGACGAGCTGACTATCACAGAGGGTGAGTGGCTGGAGGTCATAGAGGAAGGAGATGCTGATGAATGGGTTAAG GCTCGGAACCAGCATGGTGAAGCAGGCTTTGTTCCTGAACGATATCTCAACTTCCCGGATCTCTCCCTTCCTGAGAGCAGCCATGGCAGCGACAATCCCTCAGGAGCAGAGCCCACAG CATTCTTGGCACGTGCTCTGTACAGCTACATAGGACAGAGTGAAGAGGAGTTAAGTTTTCCTGAAGGGGCACTCATCCGCCTGTTGCCCAGGGCTCAAGATGGAGTGGACGATGGCTTCTGGAGGGGAGAATTTGGGGGGCATGTTGGAGTCTTCCCATCTCTCCTGGTAGAGGAACTGCTTGGTCCCCCGGGGCCACCTGAACTCTCTGACCCTGAACAG ATGCtgccatccccttctcctcccagctTCTCCCCTCCTGCACCCACCTGTGCCTTGGACAGATCCCCTGCACCTGCTCTGCCTTCTG ACAAAGTCATAGACTGCCCTGGACCCCTAGACATGATGGTGCCTCGACTCAGGCCG ATGCGTCCACCACCTCCCCCACCAGCCAAAGCCCCGGATCCTGGTCATCCCGATCCTCTCACTTGA
- the Fchsd1 gene encoding F-BAR and double SH3 domains protein 1 isoform X1 — protein sequence MQPPPRKVKPAQEVKLRFLEQLSILQTRQQREADLLEDIRSYSKQRAAIEREYGQALQKLAGPFLKREGQRSGEVDSRTVFGAWRCLLDATVAGGQTRLQASDRYRDLAGGTGRSAKEQVLRKGTESLQQAQAEVLQSVRELSRSRKLYGQRERVWALAQEKAADVQARLNRNDHGIFHSRTSLQKLSTKLSAQSAQYSQQLRAARNEYLLNLVATNAHLAHYYQEELPALLKVLVSELSEYLRDPLTLLGHTELEAAEMILEHARHGGKAASQVNWEQDVKLFLQGPGVFSPTPPQQFQPAGTDQVHALERGAGGMAEESGLEREVQRWTSRAARDYKIQHHGHRVLQRLELRRQQAPEREAPGVEQRIQEVRENIRRAQVSQVKGAARLALLQEAGLDVQRWLKPAMTQAQDEVEQERRLSEARLSQRDLSPTAEDAELSDFDECEEAGELFEEPAPPALATRALPCPAHVVFGYQAGREDELTITEGEWLEVIEEGDADEWVKARNQHGEAGFVPERYLNFPDLSLPESSHGSDNPSGAEPTAFLARALYSYIGQSEEELSFPEGALIRLLPRAQDGVDDGFWRGEFGGHVGVFPSLLVEELLGPPGPPELSDPEQMLPSPSPPSFSPPAPTCALDRSPAPALPSDKVIDCPGPLDMMVPRLRPMRPPPPPPAKAPDPGHPDPLT from the exons ATGCAGCCGCCGCCCCGAAAA GTGAAGCCAGCCCAGGAGGTGAAACTTCGCTTTTTGGAGCAGCTGAGTATCCTTCAGACCCGACAACAGAGGGAGGCGGATCTACTGGAAGACATCAG ATCCTACAGCAAGCAGAGGGCAGCCATTGAACGGGAGTATGGCCAG GCACTCCAGAAACTGGCCGGGCCATTCctgaagagagaagggcagcGAAGTGGGGAGGTAGACAGCAG GACAGTGTTTGGTGCCTGGCGCTGCCTTCTGGATGCCACTGTGGCTGGAGGCCAAACCCGACTTCAGGCGTCTGACCGATATCGTGACCTAGCAGGGGGTACCGGGAGGAGTGCCAAGGAGCAGGTGCTTAGAAAG GGGACAGAGAGCCTCCAGCAAGCACAGGCTGAGGTGCTACAGTCCGTCCGGGAGCTGAGCCGAAGCCGGAAGCTCTATGGGCAGCGAGAGCGAGTGTGGGCCTTGGCACAGGAGAAGGCAGCCGATGTCCAGGCCAG GCTGAACCGAAATGACCATGGGATCTTCCACTCTCGGACCAGCCTCCAGAAACTGAGCACCAAG CTGTCCGCCCAGTCAGCCCAGTATTCCCAGCAGCTGAGAGCAGCCCGCAACGAGTACCTGCTAAATTTGGTGGCCACCAATGCTCACCTTGCCCATTACTACCAAGAGGAATTGCCAGCACTGCTCAAG GTCCTGGTAAGTGAGCTGTCCGAGTACTTGAGGGACCCCCTGACTTTGTTGGGACACACCGAGCTGGAAGCTGCAGAGATGATCCTGGAGCATGCCCGCCATGGGGGGAAGGCAGCTTCTCAG GTAAACTGGGAACAGGATGTGAAGCTGTTTCTTCAGGGGCCTGGAGTCTTTTCTCCAACTCCACCTCAGCAGTTCCAGCCAGCGGGAACTGATCAG GTGCATGCCCTGGAACGGGGAGCGGGAGGCATGGCTGAAGAGAGTGGCTTGGAGAGAGAGGTTCAGCGCTGGACAAGCAGGGCTGCCCGGGACTACAAGATCCAGCATCATGGGCATCGG GTCCTGCAGCGACTGGAGCTGAGGCGTCAGCAGGCTCCAGAGCGAGAAGCTCCAGGCGTAGAACAGAGGATACAGGAAGTGAGGGAGAACATCCGACGGGCACAG GTGAGCCAAGTGAAAGGGGCCGCCCGGTTGGCCCTGCTACAGGAGGCTGGCCTCGATGTGCAGCGGTGGCTGAAGCCAGCCATGACCCAAGCCCAGGATGAAGTGGAACAGGAGCGACGACTTAGTGAAGCTCGACTTTCCCAGAGGGACCTCTCTCCCACA GCTGAGGATGCTGAGCTTTCTGACTTCGACGAATGTGAGGAGGCTGGGGAGCTCTTTGAGGAGCCTGCCCCACCAGCCCTGGCCACCAGAgcccttccctgccctgcccaTGTAGTGTTTGGCTATCAG GCAGGACGTGAGGACGAGCTGACTATCACAGAGGGTGAGTGGCTGGAGGTCATAGAGGAAGGAGATGCTGATGAATGGGTTAAG GCTCGGAACCAGCATGGTGAAGCAGGCTTTGTTCCTGAACGATATCTCAACTTCCCGGATCTCTCCCTTCCTGAGAGCAGCCATGGCAGCGACAATCCCTCAGGAGCAGAGCCCACAG CATTCTTGGCACGTGCTCTGTACAGCTACATAGGACAGAGTGAAGAGGAGTTAAGTTTTCCTGAAGGGGCACTCATCCGCCTGTTGCCCAGGGCTCAAGATGGAGTGGACGATGGCTTCTGGAGGGGAGAATTTGGGGGGCATGTTGGAGTCTTCCCATCTCTCCTGGTAGAGGAACTGCTTGGTCCCCCGGGGCCACCTGAACTCTCTGACCCTGAACAG ATGCtgccatccccttctcctcccagctTCTCCCCTCCTGCACCCACCTGTGCCTTGGACAGATCCCCTGCACCTGCTCTGCCTTCTG ACAAAGTCATAGACTGCCCTGGACCCCTAGACATGATGGTGCCTCGACTCAGGCCG ATGCGTCCACCACCTCCCCCACCAGCCAAAGCCCCGGATCCTGGTCATCCCGATCCTCTCACTTGA